In Thermococcus bergensis, one DNA window encodes the following:
- a CDS encoding ribosome biogenesis/translation initiation ATPase RLI, whose amino-acid sequence MRIAVIDYDKCNPDKCGHFLCERVCPVNRMGGEAIIIDEDNYKPVIQEASCTGCGICVHKCPFNAITIVNLPEELKEGCVHRYGINGFALYRLPVLKEGMVVGILGPNGTGKTTAVRILAGEMIPNLCGSNDSWDNVIRAFRGNELQNYFEKLKEGNIKKVVKPQYVDLIPKVVKGKVRDLLQKADEKGVLDKLVEELELSNILDREIQHLSGGELQRVAIAAAMARDANFYFFDEPSSYLDIRQRLKVARAIRKLAEEGKSVMVVEHDLAVLDYLSDIIHIVYGKPGAYGIFSMPKGTRVGINAFLEGYLPEENVRFRPYQIRFTKLSERQSQAGDVLVEYPRLVKDYGSFRLEAEGGELYKGEVVSIVGPNGIGKTTFVKMLAGVEEPTEGKVEWELKVSYKPQYIKVDYEGTVYELLSKIDAVKLMSNFYKTELLNPLGIPDLYDRAVNDLSGGELQRVAIAACLLRDADLYLLDEPSAYLDVEQRLAVSRAIRHLMEKNEKTALVVEHDVLMIDYISDRIMVFEGEPGKYGKALPPMGMREGMNRFLANVGITFRRDPDTGRPRANKEGSVKDREQKEIGEYYYVSE is encoded by the coding sequence ATGAGGATCGCGGTCATCGATTACGACAAGTGTAATCCTGACAAGTGCGGTCATTTCCTTTGTGAGAGAGTTTGTCCAGTGAATAGAATGGGTGGAGAAGCTATAATCATCGACGAAGACAACTACAAACCGGTGATACAAGAAGCCAGCTGTACCGGATGTGGAATATGTGTCCATAAATGTCCTTTCAATGCTATAACGATAGTTAACCTCCCGGAAGAGCTGAAGGAAGGATGTGTGCACAGATATGGGATTAACGGTTTTGCTCTCTACAGGTTGCCGGTGCTAAAAGAGGGCATGGTAGTAGGTATCTTGGGTCCAAACGGTACTGGTAAGACAACTGCCGTTAGAATCCTTGCGGGAGAAATGATTCCCAACCTTTGCGGTTCCAACGACAGCTGGGATAACGTCATAAGGGCTTTCAGAGGAAATGAGCTCCAGAACTACTTTGAAAAGCTCAAAGAGGGCAACATAAAGAAGGTAGTTAAACCCCAGTACGTTGACTTAATCCCCAAGGTCGTTAAAGGGAAGGTAAGAGACCTCCTTCAAAAGGCAGATGAAAAAGGGGTACTGGACAAGCTCGTTGAAGAGCTTGAGCTTTCAAATATCCTAGACAGGGAAATTCAACATTTGAGCGGTGGTGAATTGCAAAGGGTTGCGATAGCGGCAGCCATGGCAAGGGATGCGAACTTCTACTTCTTTGACGAACCCTCATCATACCTCGATATAAGGCAGAGACTCAAAGTGGCAAGGGCAATTAGAAAACTCGCAGAGGAAGGAAAATCCGTTATGGTCGTTGAGCACGATCTGGCTGTTCTTGACTATTTGAGCGACATCATCCACATAGTCTATGGTAAGCCCGGAGCATATGGTATTTTTTCAATGCCAAAGGGAACGAGAGTCGGCATAAACGCTTTTCTGGAGGGGTATCTCCCAGAAGAGAACGTAAGATTCAGGCCCTACCAGATAAGATTCACAAAGCTCAGCGAAAGGCAGAGCCAAGCTGGAGATGTTCTTGTAGAGTATCCAAGACTAGTTAAAGACTATGGAAGCTTTAGGCTTGAAGCAGAGGGGGGAGAGCTGTACAAGGGAGAAGTTGTAAGCATAGTGGGGCCTAACGGTATAGGTAAGACAACTTTCGTAAAAATGCTGGCTGGAGTTGAAGAACCAACGGAAGGGAAAGTAGAATGGGAGCTCAAAGTAAGCTACAAGCCCCAGTATATAAAAGTCGACTATGAGGGAACAGTTTATGAACTTTTGAGCAAGATAGACGCTGTAAAGCTCATGAGCAACTTCTATAAAACCGAGCTTCTCAATCCTCTGGGAATCCCAGACCTCTACGATAGAGCTGTAAATGACCTAAGCGGTGGTGAGCTGCAGAGAGTAGCAATAGCAGCCTGTTTGCTAAGAGATGCCGATTTATACCTCCTTGACGAGCCCTCCGCTTATCTCGACGTTGAACAAAGGCTGGCAGTCTCGAGGGCCATAAGGCACCTGATGGAGAAGAACGAGAAGACCGCGCTTGTAGTTGAGCACGATGTTCTTATGATTGACTACATAAGCGACCGCATAATGGTGTTCGAGGGCGAGCCGGGTAAATACGGTAAGGCTCTGCCACCTATGGGCATGAGAGAAGGAATGAACAGATTCTTAGCTAATGTAGGCATAACCTTTAGGAGAGACCCGGACACCGGAAGGCCAAGGGCAAACAAAGAAGGAAGTGTCAAAGACAGGGAGCAGAAGGAAATAGGGGAGTACTACTACGTAAGTGAATAA